From Halichoerus grypus chromosome 6, mHalGry1.hap1.1, whole genome shotgun sequence, one genomic window encodes:
- the UMOD gene encoding uromodulin, with protein MGQLSSLISVWMVVMVTSWVITAASTDTLEARNCSECHSNATCMEDGTVTTCSCQVGFTGNGLVCVDLDECVIPGAHNCSEDSSCVNMPGSYLCTCPDGFRLTPGLGCTDVDECAEPGLSHCHALATCVNSKGNYSCVCPEGYLGDGKHCECSPGSCGPGLDCVPEGDTLVCADPCQEYRILDEYWRSAEHGAGYTCDVGLSGWYRFMGPGGVRLAETCVPVLHCNTAAPMWLNGTHPSSDEGIVSRTACAHWSGHCCLWDAPVQVKACAGGYFVYNLSAPTECYLAYCTDPSSVLGTCEECSIDEDCKSDDGTWSCQCKQDFNITDLALLERRLECGANDIKVSLSKCQLKSLGFEKVFMYLRDSQCSGFRERGDRDWISVVTPARGGPCGTVMMRNETHATYSNTLYLADEIIIRDRNIKINFACSYPLDMKVSLKTSMQPMVSVLNISVGGTGMFTVRMALFQSPAYTQPYEGSSVTLATEAFLYVGTVLDGGDLSRFALLMTNCYATPSGNATDPLKYFIIQNRCPRTKDSTIQVVENGESPQGRFSVQMFRFAGNYDLVYLHCEVYLCDTFTEKCKPTCSGTRFQGGGNIDQTHVLNLGPITRKSVQAVVSRAASSSLGFLKVWLPLLLWATLTLMSQ; from the exons ATGGGGCAGCTTTCCTCTCTGATCTCGGTGTGGATGGTAGTCATGGTAACCTCTTGGGTCATCACAGCTGCATCCACTGACACCTTGGAAGCAA GAAACTGCTCTGAATGTCACAGCAATGCCACCTGCATGGAGGACGGGACTGTCACAACATGCTCCTGCCAGGTGGGTTTCACTGGTAACGGCCTTGTGTGCGTGGACCTGGATGAATGTGTCATCCCTGGGGCCCACAACTGCTCCGAGGACAGCAGCTGCGTGAACATGCCGGGCTCCTACTTGTGCACCTGCCCTGACGGCTTCCGACTGACGCCCGGGCTGGGCTGCACCGACGTGGATGAGTGCGCTGAGCCCGGGCTCAGCCACTGCCACGCCCTGGCCACCTGTGTCAATAGCAAGGGCAATTACTCGTGTGTCTGTCCTGAGGGCTATCTGGGGGACGGGAAACACTGCGAGTGCTCCCCGGGCTCCTGTGGGCCGGGACTGGACTGCGTGCCCGAGGGCGACACGCTGGTATGCGCGGACCCATGCCAAGAGTACCGCATCCTGGATGAGTACTGGCGCAGTGCCGAGCACGGGGCGGGTTACACCTGCGACGTGGGCCTGAGCGGCTGGTACCGCTTCATGGGGCCGGGCGGTGTGCGCCTGGCGGAGACCTGTGTGCCGGTCCTGCACTGTAACACGGCCGCGCCCATGTGGCTCAACGGCACGCACCCGTCCAGTGACGAGGGCATAGTGAGCCGCACAGCCTGCGCGCACTGGAGTGGCCACTGCTGCCTGTGGGACGCACCTGTCCAAGTGAAGGCCTGTGCTGGTGGCTACTTTGTCTACAACCTGAGCGCGCCCACCGAGTGCTATCTGGCCTACTGCACAG ACCCCAGCTCCGTGTTGGGGACATGTGAGGAGTGCAGTATAGACGAGGACTGCAAGTCGGATGATGGCACATGGAGCTGCCAGTGCAAACAGGACTTCAACATCACTG ATCTCGCCCTCCTGGAGCGCAGGCTGGAGTGTGGAGCCAATGACATCAAGGTGTCCCTGAGCAAGTGCCAGCTGAAGAGCCTGGGCTTTGAGAAGGTTTTCATGTACCTGCGTGACAGCCAGTGCTCAGGCTTCCGTGAGAGGGGCGACCGGGACTGGATATCTGTGGTGACCCCAGCCAGGGGTGGCCCCTGTGGGACAGTGATGATG AGGAATGAAACCCATGCCACATATAGCAACACCCTCTACCTGGCAGATGAGATCATCATCCGTGACCGCAACATCAAAATCAACTTTGCGTGTTCCTACCCCCTGGACATGAAAGTCAGCTTGAAGACCTCCATGCAGCCAATGGTCAG CGTCCTAAACATCAGCGTGGGAGGGACAGGCATGTTCACTGTGCGGATGGCACTCTTCCAGAGCCCTGCCTACACACAGCCCTACGAAGGTTCCTCCGTGACCCTGGCCACAGAGGCCTTTCTCTACGTGGGCACCGTGCTGGATGGGGGTGACCTGTCCCGGTTTGCACTGCTGATGACCAACTGCTACGCTACACCCAGCGGCAATGCCACAGACCCCCTGAAGTACTTCATCATCCAGAACAG ATGTCCACGCACTAAGGACTCAACCATCCAGGTGGTGGAGAATGGGGAGTCCCCTCAGGGCCGATTTTCTGTTCAGATGTTCCGTTTTGCCGGGAACTACGACCTGGTCTACTTGCACTGTGAAGTGTATCTGTGCGACACCTTTACTGAAAAATGCAAACCT ACCTGCTCCGGGACCAGATTCCAAGGTGGGGGCAACATAGATCAAACCCATGTCCTGAACCTGGGTCCCATCACACGGAAAA GTGTCCAAGCAGTAGTCTCGAGGGCTGCTTCCAGCAGCCTGG GGTTCCTGAAGGTCTGGCTGCCTCTGCTTCTGTGGGCCACATTGACCCTGATGTCTCAGTGA
- the GP2 gene encoding pancreatic secretory granule membrane major glycoprotein GP2 isoform X1, producing MTCTSQLMERMGSYVLWLALASCTLTLSSTEQQDDRNSTHIRSYDPCESYTRLDEPSRSMEYTGQGQLCDRDKNGWYRFVGDGGVRLPETCVPMHRCQTAAPIWLNGTHPTLEEGIVTRTACAHWSGNCCLWKSEVQVKACPGKYHVYQLQGTPKCNLRYCTDPYTAKNKCENACRPEEECSFLNGTWGCYCRQDLNISDVHSLQPQLNCGAEEIKVSLDKCQLGGLGFGDKVIAYLRDWNCNSITQKEERNWISVTSPTEARACGNILERNRTHAIYKNTLSVANEFIIRDTILNINFQCAYPLDMKVSLQTALQPIVSSLNISVDGDGEFTVRMALFQDQNYTSPYEGAVAVLAVESMLYVGAILERGDTSRFNLLLRNCYATPTEDKADPVKYFIIRNGCPNQYDSTIHVEENGVSSESRFSVQMFMFAGNYDLVFLHCEIHLCDSLNEQCQPSCSRSQLRSEVVAINPAQVLDLGPITRRGTPSLGVANGTPSSAGFLVAWPMLLLPVLLAGLF from the exons ATGACCTGCACGTCTCAGCTTATGGAAAGGATGGGCTCTTATGTCTTGTGGCTGGCCTTGGCCTCCTGCACTCTGACCCTGTCATCTACAGAACAGCAAG ATGACAGAAACTCCACCCACATTCGTTCCTATGACCCCTGCGAGAGTTACACCCGCCTGGATGAACCCTCACGGAGTATGGAGTACACAGGACAGGGCCAGCTGTGTGACAGGGACAAGAATGGCTGGTACCGCTTTGTGGGAGACGGAGGAGTGAGGTTGCCAGAGACCTGTGTCCCAATGCACCGATGCCAGACAGCTGCCCCTATATGGCTGAATGGGACTCACCCCACCCTGGAGGAGGGCATTGTCACCCGCACCGCTTGTGCCCACTGGAGCGGCAACTGCTGTCTCTGGAAGAGTGAGGTGCAGGTGAAGGCCTGCCCGGGCAAGTACCATGTGTACCAGCTGCAGGGCACCCCCAAGTGTAATCTGAGGTACTGCACAG ACCCCTACACTGCAAAGAACAAGTGTGAGAACGCCTGCCGCCCGGAGGAGGAGTGCAGCTTTCTCAATGGCACCTGGGGCTGTTACTGCAGACAGGACCTCAACATCTCTG ATGTCCACAGTTTGCAGCCTCAGCTGAACTGTGGGGCTGAGGAGATCAAGGTGTCACTGGACAAGTGTCAGCTGGGAGGCCTGGGTTTTGGGGACAAGGTCATTGCCTACCTGCGAGACTGGAACTGCAACAGCATCAcacaaaaagaggagagaaattgGATATCCGTGACTAGCCCTACTGAGGCTAGGGCCTGCGGAAACATTCTGGAG AGAAATAGAACCCATGCCATCTACAAAAACACCCTCTCCGTGGCCAATGAGTTCATCATCAGAGACACCATCCTCAACATCAATTTCCAGTGTGCCTACCCACTGGACATGAAAGTCAGCCTCCAAACTGCCCTGCAGCCCATTGTAAG TTCTCTGAACATCAGTGTGGACGGGGATGGAGAGTTCACTGTCAGGATGGCCCTGTTCCAAGACCAGAACTATACATCTCCTTACGAAGGGGCCGTAGCTGTGCTGGCTGTTGAGTCCATGCTCTATGTGGGAGCCATCCTGGAGAGAGGGGACACCTCCCGGTTTAACCTGTTGTTGAGGAACTGCTATGCCACGCCTACTGAAGACAAGGCTGACCCTGTGAAATATTTCATCATCAGAAATGG CTGCCCAAATCAATATGATTCCACCATCCATGTGGAGGAGAATGGGGTGTCCTCAGAAAGCCGGTTCTCAGTTCAGATGTTCATGTTTGCTGGAAATTATGACCTAGTTTTCCTGCATTGTGAGATTCATCTCTGCGATTCCCTTAATGAACAGTGCCAGCCG TCTTGCTCAAGAAGTCAACTCCGCAGTGAAGTAGTGGCTATCAACCCAGCCCAGGTTCTAGATTTGGGACCCATCACTCGGAGAG
- the GP2 gene encoding pancreatic secretory granule membrane major glycoprotein GP2 isoform X2, giving the protein MERMGSYVLWLALASCTLTLSSTEQQDPYTAKNKCENACRPEEECSFLNGTWGCYCRQDLNISDVHSLQPQLNCGAEEIKVSLDKCQLGGLGFGDKVIAYLRDWNCNSITQKEERNWISVTSPTEARACGNILERNRTHAIYKNTLSVANEFIIRDTILNINFQCAYPLDMKVSLQTALQPIVSSLNISVDGDGEFTVRMALFQDQNYTSPYEGAVAVLAVESMLYVGAILERGDTSRFNLLLRNCYATPTEDKADPVKYFIIRNGCPNQYDSTIHVEENGVSSESRFSVQMFMFAGNYDLVFLHCEIHLCDSLNEQCQPSCSRSQLRSEVVAINPAQVLDLGPITRRGTPSLGVANGTPSSAGFLVAWPMLLLPVLLAGLF; this is encoded by the exons ATGGAAAGGATGGGCTCTTATGTCTTGTGGCTGGCCTTGGCCTCCTGCACTCTGACCCTGTCATCTACAGAACAGCAAG ACCCCTACACTGCAAAGAACAAGTGTGAGAACGCCTGCCGCCCGGAGGAGGAGTGCAGCTTTCTCAATGGCACCTGGGGCTGTTACTGCAGACAGGACCTCAACATCTCTG ATGTCCACAGTTTGCAGCCTCAGCTGAACTGTGGGGCTGAGGAGATCAAGGTGTCACTGGACAAGTGTCAGCTGGGAGGCCTGGGTTTTGGGGACAAGGTCATTGCCTACCTGCGAGACTGGAACTGCAACAGCATCAcacaaaaagaggagagaaattgGATATCCGTGACTAGCCCTACTGAGGCTAGGGCCTGCGGAAACATTCTGGAG AGAAATAGAACCCATGCCATCTACAAAAACACCCTCTCCGTGGCCAATGAGTTCATCATCAGAGACACCATCCTCAACATCAATTTCCAGTGTGCCTACCCACTGGACATGAAAGTCAGCCTCCAAACTGCCCTGCAGCCCATTGTAAG TTCTCTGAACATCAGTGTGGACGGGGATGGAGAGTTCACTGTCAGGATGGCCCTGTTCCAAGACCAGAACTATACATCTCCTTACGAAGGGGCCGTAGCTGTGCTGGCTGTTGAGTCCATGCTCTATGTGGGAGCCATCCTGGAGAGAGGGGACACCTCCCGGTTTAACCTGTTGTTGAGGAACTGCTATGCCACGCCTACTGAAGACAAGGCTGACCCTGTGAAATATTTCATCATCAGAAATGG CTGCCCAAATCAATATGATTCCACCATCCATGTGGAGGAGAATGGGGTGTCCTCAGAAAGCCGGTTCTCAGTTCAGATGTTCATGTTTGCTGGAAATTATGACCTAGTTTTCCTGCATTGTGAGATTCATCTCTGCGATTCCCTTAATGAACAGTGCCAGCCG TCTTGCTCAAGAAGTCAACTCCGCAGTGAAGTAGTGGCTATCAACCCAGCCCAGGTTCTAGATTTGGGACCCATCACTCGGAGAG
- the GP2 gene encoding pancreatic secretory granule membrane major glycoprotein GP2 isoform X3 has product MERMGSYVLWLALASCTLTLSSTEQQGPLDPYTAKNKCENACRPEEECSFLNGTWGCYCRQDLNISDVHSLQPQLNCGAEEIKVSLDKCQLGGLGFGDKVIAYLRDWNCNSITQKEERNWISVTSPTEARACGNILERNRTHAIYKNTLSVANEFIIRDTILNINFQCAYPLDMKVSLQTALQPIVSSLNISVDGDGEFTVRMALFQDQNYTSPYEGAVAVLAVESMLYVGAILERGDTSRFNLLLRNCYATPTEDKADPVKYFIIRNGCPNQYDSTIHVEENGVSSESRFSVQMFMFAGNYDLVFLHCEIHLCDSLNEQCQPSCSRSQLRSEVVAINPAQVLDLGPITRRGTPSLGVANGTPSSAGFLVAWPMLLLPVLLAGLF; this is encoded by the exons ATGGAAAGGATGGGCTCTTATGTCTTGTGGCTGGCCTTGGCCTCCTGCACTCTGACCCTGTCATCTACAGAACAGCAAGGT CCTCTAG ACCCCTACACTGCAAAGAACAAGTGTGAGAACGCCTGCCGCCCGGAGGAGGAGTGCAGCTTTCTCAATGGCACCTGGGGCTGTTACTGCAGACAGGACCTCAACATCTCTG ATGTCCACAGTTTGCAGCCTCAGCTGAACTGTGGGGCTGAGGAGATCAAGGTGTCACTGGACAAGTGTCAGCTGGGAGGCCTGGGTTTTGGGGACAAGGTCATTGCCTACCTGCGAGACTGGAACTGCAACAGCATCAcacaaaaagaggagagaaattgGATATCCGTGACTAGCCCTACTGAGGCTAGGGCCTGCGGAAACATTCTGGAG AGAAATAGAACCCATGCCATCTACAAAAACACCCTCTCCGTGGCCAATGAGTTCATCATCAGAGACACCATCCTCAACATCAATTTCCAGTGTGCCTACCCACTGGACATGAAAGTCAGCCTCCAAACTGCCCTGCAGCCCATTGTAAG TTCTCTGAACATCAGTGTGGACGGGGATGGAGAGTTCACTGTCAGGATGGCCCTGTTCCAAGACCAGAACTATACATCTCCTTACGAAGGGGCCGTAGCTGTGCTGGCTGTTGAGTCCATGCTCTATGTGGGAGCCATCCTGGAGAGAGGGGACACCTCCCGGTTTAACCTGTTGTTGAGGAACTGCTATGCCACGCCTACTGAAGACAAGGCTGACCCTGTGAAATATTTCATCATCAGAAATGG CTGCCCAAATCAATATGATTCCACCATCCATGTGGAGGAGAATGGGGTGTCCTCAGAAAGCCGGTTCTCAGTTCAGATGTTCATGTTTGCTGGAAATTATGACCTAGTTTTCCTGCATTGTGAGATTCATCTCTGCGATTCCCTTAATGAACAGTGCCAGCCG TCTTGCTCAAGAAGTCAACTCCGCAGTGAAGTAGTGGCTATCAACCCAGCCCAGGTTCTAGATTTGGGACCCATCACTCGGAGAG